The Engystomops pustulosus chromosome 9, aEngPut4.maternal, whole genome shotgun sequence genome includes a window with the following:
- the URM1 gene encoding ubiquitin-related modifier 1 isoform X1, whose translation MMGLVYRILLRACEERQQLPFICVWCLSTEDVGGAELLFQGIKKHHVTLPGRPDPWDIRLLLVWIKENLLKERPELFIQGDTVRPGILVLINDADWELMGELDYKIQDQDNIVFISTLHGG comes from the exons ATGATGGGCCTGGTGTATAGGATCCTGCTGCGGGCGTGTGAGGAGAGGCAGCAGCTGCCATTCATTTGTGTGTGGTGCCTCTCTACGGAAGATGT AGGTGGCGCAGAGCTGCTCTTCCAGGGAATCAAAAAGCACCACGTGACCTTGCCCGGCCGACCGGATCCTT GGGACATCAGGCTGCTGCTCGTTTGGATAAAAGAGAATTTGTTGAAAGAACGCCCGGAGCTATTTATtcagggggatacagt GCGGCCGGGTATCCTGGTTCTCATTAACGATGCCGACTGGGAGCTGATG GGCGAGCTGGATTACAAGATTCAAGATCAAGACAACATTGTATTCATCTCGACACTACATGGTGGATAG
- the URM1 gene encoding ubiquitin-related modifier 1 isoform X2 has protein sequence MAAPIAVQLEFGGGAELLFQGIKKHHVTLPGRPDPWDIRLLLVWIKENLLKERPELFIQGDTVRPGILVLINDADWELMGELDYKIQDQDNIVFISTLHGG, from the exons atggcggcgcccatagcTGTGCAGCTGGAATTTGG AGGTGGCGCAGAGCTGCTCTTCCAGGGAATCAAAAAGCACCACGTGACCTTGCCCGGCCGACCGGATCCTT GGGACATCAGGCTGCTGCTCGTTTGGATAAAAGAGAATTTGTTGAAAGAACGCCCGGAGCTATTTATtcagggggatacagt GCGGCCGGGTATCCTGGTTCTCATTAACGATGCCGACTGGGAGCTGATG GGCGAGCTGGATTACAAGATTCAAGATCAAGACAACATTGTATTCATCTCGACACTACATGGTGGATAG
- the URM1 gene encoding ubiquitin-related modifier 1 isoform X3: protein MTTSRWRASTSGGADDDFRCRQQHGGAHSCAAGIWRWRRAALPGNQKAPRDLARPTGSLRPGILVLINDADWELMGELDYKIQDQDNIVFISTLHGG from the exons ATGACAACCTCCCGGTGGCGCGCGAGCACTTCCGGGGGGGCCGACGACGACTTCCGGTGTCGCCaacaacatggcggcgcccatagcTGTGCAGCTGGAATTTGG AGGTGGCGCAGAGCTGCTCTTCCAGGGAATCAAAAAGCACCACGTGACCTTGCCCGGCCGACCGGATCCTT GCGGCCGGGTATCCTGGTTCTCATTAACGATGCCGACTGGGAGCTGATG GGCGAGCTGGATTACAAGATTCAAGATCAAGACAACATTGTATTCATCTCGACACTACATGGTGGATAG